The Nitrospirota bacterium genome includes a region encoding these proteins:
- a CDS encoding rhodanese-like domain-containing protein translates to MVMKSRVALLAALMTAALFLFSVMGIAADAPQKPKIAPPCKQCHKPDENILRGAFGGVSNKTGTVQINIGPAAWVVTYDDDTKLIGAEKWSQIPKEKEIAIAIREQDGGLYAQSVSVKPPAKVAPEKLISTEEIAKLVAMGPEKGNFTLVDSRPAPRYIEGHIPGSINIYDAEFEKNTDKLPKEKDQLLVFYCAGPT, encoded by the coding sequence ATGGTAATGAAGAGCAGAGTCGCCTTATTGGCCGCCCTCATGACCGCAGCACTGTTTCTTTTCAGTGTCATGGGAATAGCAGCCGATGCGCCGCAGAAGCCGAAGATCGCGCCGCCCTGCAAGCAGTGTCATAAGCCTGATGAGAACATCCTGCGCGGCGCTTTCGGCGGGGTATCGAACAAGACCGGCACCGTTCAGATCAATATCGGGCCTGCCGCCTGGGTCGTGACCTACGACGATGACACGAAGCTCATCGGCGCGGAGAAGTGGAGCCAGATTCCGAAAGAGAAAGAGATCGCCATCGCTATCAGAGAGCAGGACGGCGGCCTCTATGCGCAGAGCGTTTCGGTCAAGCCTCCCGCAAAGGTGGCCCCCGAGAAGCTGATATCGACCGAAGAGATAGCGAAGCTCGTCGCCATGGGCCCCGAAAAGGGGAATTTCACGCTCGTCGACTCGCGGCCGGCGCCGCGGTACATCGAGGGACATATCCCCGGCTCGATCAATATATACGATGCCGAGTTCGAGAAGAACACGGACAAGCTTCCGAAGGAGAAAGATCAGCTGCTCGTCTTCTATTGCGCCGGCCCTACGTGA
- a CDS encoding rhodanese-like domain-containing protein, whose amino-acid sequence MGYTRVKVYLDGMPAWKKAGNAVLSSTKNLKEMMDKDIPNVLIDVRPTAEAKKGHIQGAVSIPASELAKAKDRFPGSKSAPIILYGTDTKAAVEAFKTVRGWGYSNTSALEGGLEAWKGIGGLVVSGDVGTTVVYVPKPRPGAISIDDFKVVAETLPAGKLILDVRDEDEAMQGMLKGALNIPGGDIKDRLKDIPRDKEIITHCVTGVRAEMAYNILKDAGYKVKFLDADIKIDKDGKYTITKE is encoded by the coding sequence ATGGGTTATACCAGGGTGAAAGTATACCTCGACGGCATGCCTGCCTGGAAAAAGGCGGGCAATGCAGTGCTCTCCTCCACGAAGAACCTCAAAGAGATGATGGACAAGGATATCCCCAATGTCCTTATCGATGTCAGGCCGACCGCTGAAGCGAAGAAGGGTCACATCCAGGGCGCTGTTTCGATCCCCGCAAGCGAGCTCGCAAAAGCCAAGGACCGCTTCCCCGGCAGCAAGTCGGCCCCGATCATTCTCTACGGCACTGATACGAAGGCTGCGGTAGAGGCGTTCAAGACCGTGCGCGGCTGGGGCTATTCCAATACCTCCGCGCTCGAAGGCGGTCTCGAAGCGTGGAAGGGTATCGGCGGCCTCGTGGTCAGCGGCGACGTGGGCACCACGGTCGTTTATGTGCCGAAGCCGAGACCCGGCGCGATCTCGATCGACGACTTCAAGGTCGTTGCCGAGACCCTGCCCGCGGGCAAGCTCATCCTCGATGTCCGGGATGAGGACGAAGCGATGCAGGGCATGCTCAAGGGAGCGCTGAATATTCCCGGCGGCGATATCAAGGACAGGCTGAAGGATATCCCCAGGGATAAGGAGATCATCACCCACTGCGTCACCGGCGTCAGGGCCGAGATGGCCTACAATATCCTGAAGGACGCCGGCTACAAGGTGAAGTTCCTCGATGCCGACATCAAGATCGACAAAGACGGCAAGTACACGATAACCAAAGAGTAG
- a CDS encoding YbhB/YbcL family Raf kinase inhibitor-like protein — MGTMRITSPVFEDNGPIPEKYTCDGDDINPPLVIDKAPPAARSLALIVDDPDAPMGTWVHWVVWNIDPATRTIGEHALPKGAEQGINDFKRHDYGGPCPPSGTHRYFFKLYALDTTLHLDKKAKKADLEKAMQGHVIAQGQIVGLYKRK, encoded by the coding sequence ATGGGTACTATGAGAATTACCAGTCCCGTATTCGAGGACAACGGTCCCATCCCTGAAAAGTATACCTGCGACGGCGACGATATCAACCCCCCGCTCGTCATAGACAAGGCGCCGCCCGCTGCCCGCTCCCTGGCCCTGATCGTCGACGACCCCGATGCGCCGATGGGCACCTGGGTGCACTGGGTGGTGTGGAACATCGATCCGGCCACGAGGACGATCGGGGAGCACGCGCTTCCGAAAGGGGCCGAGCAGGGGATCAACGACTTCAAGAGGCACGACTACGGCGGCCCCTGCCCGCCCTCGGGCACACACCGCTACTTTTTCAAACTCTACGCGCTCGATACGACGCTTCATCTGGACAAGAAGGCGAAAAAGGCCGACCTGGAGAAGGCGATGCAGGGGCATGTCATTGCGCAGGGACAAATCGTAGGGTTATACAAGAGGAAGTGA
- a CDS encoding PEP/pyruvate-binding domain-containing protein: MTGLRSIFTRRQVCMPLINLQGTHVRKYRSFKSYLNHNHTALKIIADLEQRYYSGKPFIPTSIRTSYEELLEAVYGAIHSLESLSGTSCARLAATLAEIDNALSDDLSPRYPLLSQALVLPFEDITPELKSMVGAKAGNLAIIRNNLGVPAPHGFAVTAYAFERFIGENRLRKPIEQQLGKINPDSPEDMDEMSKTIRMMILKAELPQDLHRELMSAYAALEERAGSGIPIAMRSSAIGEDSEATFAGQYTSVLNVTRSHLIEAYKTVVAGKYSSRAISYRMHYGLDDRETPMCVAGTVMVDARASGVIYTGGIDPENRKVIRITSLWGLGERLVEGSASSDSFLVARDNGEIVAREISRKEQRSVRAAAGGTLLEEVPEPEQQLPSINDAVIADLARCSLTLENYFGTPQDIEWALDSRGTIVILQSRPLMITEPQQDREPVAREFPDHPLLLSGGQAASEGIAVGTVFMVKEGQGMAAVPDNAILVAKTASPHYANLAGRLSGIITDIGSITSHLSSVAREFGIPALVDTKNATDLLPDGETITLSASTGRVYKGVVDALTRAAHPARRFIFDTPVHRRVRRILDRIASLALIDPEASTFSPEGCKTLHDIVRFTHERAMQSMFGLTDEAEGTQSVELTAPIPLTLRLVDLGGGLRPGLTTCDALTPEHIESVPMRALWRGFTYPGITWEGTINLSMRKMMTLFASSAISEFGEIPGGTSYAVLSGDYLNLSAKFGYHFATLDAFCGNRSTQNYIALQFAGGAGNYYGKSLRVSFLGGVLQRLGFQVSAKGDLLEAYLTGYDRASTEDRLDRLGRLLACSRLLDMALSSQGDVERAIAAFFKGDYDLLSKGRADQLSNFYTYGGYWKRDREDDQSCCVQDGSKSGFTLSSGVAGIVGKFVGPSLQEFLDTIEAYYYFPLAIAKDSEMADGSVSVRVKPIGGHIDRAGGIAFGVRNASNYFVLRINALEDNVILFEYVNNKRIKRVGAQETIRSGTWYELKVEVSGNRIRGCLDGRVVVEHTAEQPVEGFVGLWTKADSVTFFSEITIRIGHQEKIIGCQ, translated from the coding sequence ATGACAGGACTGCGCAGCATCTTCACACGGAGACAGGTCTGCATGCCGCTGATCAACCTGCAGGGGACCCACGTGCGGAAATACCGCTCCTTCAAGAGCTACCTTAACCACAACCACACGGCGCTCAAGATCATTGCCGATCTCGAGCAGAGATACTACAGCGGAAAGCCTTTCATCCCGACCTCGATACGGACATCATACGAGGAGCTGCTGGAAGCGGTCTACGGCGCCATCCATTCGCTCGAAAGCCTCTCGGGCACCTCCTGTGCCCGGCTCGCTGCTACGCTTGCTGAAATAGATAATGCCCTCTCGGATGATCTCAGTCCGCGCTACCCCTTACTCTCCCAGGCCCTCGTGCTCCCTTTTGAGGACATTACCCCTGAACTGAAGAGCATGGTCGGCGCGAAGGCAGGGAATCTCGCGATTATCAGGAATAATCTCGGCGTGCCGGCACCGCATGGCTTTGCCGTTACCGCCTATGCCTTCGAGCGGTTCATAGGAGAGAACCGCCTCAGGAAACCGATCGAACAGCAGCTCGGGAAGATCAACCCTGATTCCCCCGAGGATATGGATGAGATGAGTAAGACCATCCGGATGATGATTCTCAAGGCCGAGCTGCCGCAGGATCTTCATCGGGAATTGATGAGCGCCTATGCCGCTCTCGAGGAGAGGGCAGGCAGCGGCATCCCCATAGCCATGAGGAGCAGCGCCATAGGCGAGGATTCGGAGGCCACCTTTGCCGGACAGTACACCTCGGTGCTCAACGTTACACGATCACACCTTATCGAAGCCTATAAGACCGTTGTTGCGGGCAAGTATTCCAGCAGGGCCATTTCCTACCGGATGCATTACGGGCTGGACGACCGGGAGACTCCCATGTGCGTTGCGGGAACGGTCATGGTCGATGCACGGGCCAGCGGCGTTATCTATACGGGAGGGATTGACCCTGAAAACAGGAAGGTCATCAGAATAACGTCCCTGTGGGGTCTGGGCGAGCGCCTTGTGGAGGGGAGCGCATCGTCCGACTCATTCCTCGTTGCACGAGATAACGGGGAAATAGTAGCGAGGGAAATAAGCAGGAAGGAGCAGCGCAGTGTACGCGCCGCTGCCGGGGGTACCCTCCTCGAAGAGGTGCCGGAACCCGAGCAGCAGCTTCCCTCGATAAATGACGCCGTTATCGCCGACCTCGCTCGCTGCAGCCTCACGCTCGAAAACTACTTCGGAACGCCCCAGGATATCGAGTGGGCTCTGGACAGCAGGGGCACTATCGTCATTCTGCAGTCCCGTCCCCTGATGATTACGGAGCCTCAGCAGGATCGGGAGCCCGTCGCACGGGAATTTCCCGACCATCCGCTCCTCCTTTCGGGAGGACAAGCCGCCTCTGAAGGAATAGCGGTCGGCACTGTCTTCATGGTAAAGGAGGGGCAGGGGATGGCGGCGGTTCCGGATAACGCCATCCTCGTCGCAAAGACCGCGTCGCCCCACTATGCGAACCTCGCCGGCAGGCTCAGCGGAATCATCACCGATATCGGCAGCATCACCAGCCACCTCTCCTCGGTTGCCCGAGAGTTCGGCATACCGGCCCTCGTGGATACGAAGAACGCTACCGACCTGCTCCCTGACGGAGAGACGATTACGCTTTCGGCGTCCACCGGGAGGGTATACAAGGGAGTGGTCGATGCGCTCACCCGCGCTGCACACCCTGCCAGAAGATTCATCTTCGATACCCCTGTCCACCGGAGGGTAAGACGTATCCTTGACCGGATCGCCTCTCTTGCCCTGATCGATCCGGAGGCGTCGACCTTCTCTCCGGAAGGGTGCAAAACACTGCACGATATCGTGCGGTTTACCCACGAACGTGCGATGCAGAGCATGTTCGGCCTCACCGATGAAGCGGAGGGGACGCAATCGGTTGAGCTGACCGCACCTATCCCCCTGACGCTCCGCCTGGTGGATCTGGGCGGCGGGCTCAGACCGGGGCTGACCACCTGCGATGCCCTTACCCCCGAGCATATCGAGTCGGTCCCTATGAGGGCATTGTGGAGGGGCTTCACCTATCCCGGCATAACCTGGGAAGGAACGATCAATCTCTCTATGCGGAAGATGATGACCCTCTTTGCCTCGAGCGCGATTTCCGAATTCGGGGAGATACCGGGAGGCACCAGTTATGCGGTTCTCTCCGGAGACTACCTGAATCTCAGCGCGAAGTTCGGCTACCACTTTGCAACCCTTGATGCGTTCTGCGGAAATAGAAGCACGCAGAACTATATCGCCCTCCAGTTCGCCGGAGGTGCAGGAAACTATTACGGAAAATCGTTGAGGGTCTCATTCCTCGGCGGTGTCTTACAGCGATTGGGGTTCCAGGTGTCCGCGAAAGGCGATCTTCTGGAAGCGTACCTCACCGGCTATGACCGCGCTTCGACTGAAGACAGACTCGACCGGTTGGGAAGGCTCCTTGCCTGTTCCCGGCTTCTGGATATGGCGCTCTCGAGCCAGGGCGACGTAGAGAGAGCGATCGCCGCATTCTTCAAGGGCGACTATGACCTCCTCTCGAAAGGACGGGCCGATCAGTTGAGCAACTTTTACACCTACGGCGGCTACTGGAAAAGAGACCGGGAAGATGATCAGAGCTGTTGCGTCCAGGACGGCTCAAAGTCTGGTTTCACTCTTTCGTCGGGAGTGGCGGGAATCGTGGGGAAATTTGTCGGCCCGTCGCTCCAGGAGTTCCTCGATACTATAGAGGCCTACTACTATTTTCCTCTAGCCATCGCAAAAGACAGCGAGATGGCCGATGGGTCGGTCAGCGTTCGCGTAAAACCGATCGGCGGACATATCGACAGAGCGGGGGGTATCGCTTTCGGCGTGCGCAACGCGAGCAACTACTTCGTGCTCCGGATCAATGCGCTCGAAGATAACGTGATACTCTTCGAGTATGTCAACAATAAGAGGATTAAGCGCGTCGGCGCGCAGGAGACGATACGGTCCGGCACCTGGTATGAGCTCAAGGTTGAAGTAAGCGGAAATCGTATAAGGGGCTGTCTCGACGGCAGAGTGGTAGTAGAGCACACGGCTGAACAGCCGGTCGAGGGATTTGTCGGGCTATGGACCAAGGCCGATTCGGTCACCTTCTTTTCTGAGATAACGATCCGGATTGGCCATCAGGAGAAGATTATCGGATGTCAGTAA
- a CDS encoding MFS transporter: MRPDPFTMLCTAGLFAIFSSTISKSPVLPLFAAHLGSDPAGVGMIAAVSAFTGIIASIPAGMLSDRWGRRRVLLIGAAVFSTAPFLYLFVRELWQLALVRFYHGFATALFIPVAMALVSDLFYRERGERLGWFSTATLLGRFMAPIAGGSIIGALVFNPGISYKAVYLVCGAAGVVVLLLALRIPDPDAGRKSGQGWKETLQALRSVVSSRNILITSGAEAAILFAYGTFETFLPLYAIQAGLSAYEVGLFLSAQVITLALTKPAMGRFSDKHGRKPQIVTGALIGSLCIGSLSLLRSFVPLLLLSVLFGLSLSIVTSATSAFIADLSRRETHGSAMGVLGSIMDIGHTTGPLVSGIVAVRFGLASSFTGAALVLAAATLVFWAGVTDIGHKNSGHLSTGSG, encoded by the coding sequence GTGAGACCGGATCCTTTCACCATGCTGTGTACGGCGGGGCTCTTCGCGATCTTCAGCTCGACCATCTCGAAGAGCCCGGTGCTGCCCCTCTTCGCCGCGCACCTGGGCAGCGACCCCGCCGGGGTCGGCATGATCGCCGCGGTATCCGCATTCACCGGCATCATCGCCAGCATACCTGCGGGCATGCTCTCCGACCGCTGGGGCCGGAGGAGGGTGCTGCTGATCGGGGCGGCGGTATTCTCGACGGCTCCCTTCCTCTATCTCTTCGTGCGGGAACTATGGCAGCTCGCTCTCGTCAGGTTCTATCACGGCTTCGCCACCGCCCTCTTCATCCCCGTCGCCATGGCACTGGTTTCGGACCTGTTCTATAGGGAGAGGGGTGAGAGGTTAGGGTGGTTCTCCACTGCGACCCTTCTGGGCAGGTTTATGGCCCCTATAGCGGGAGGGAGCATTATCGGCGCGCTGGTATTCAATCCGGGCATCAGCTACAAGGCGGTTTATCTGGTATGCGGAGCAGCGGGAGTAGTCGTCCTGTTGCTTGCCCTCAGGATACCCGACCCCGATGCAGGGCGGAAGAGCGGTCAGGGGTGGAAGGAAACCCTGCAGGCTCTCAGATCGGTAGTCTCGAGCAGGAATATCCTTATTACGAGCGGGGCCGAGGCAGCGATCCTCTTTGCCTACGGGACGTTCGAGACCTTTCTCCCCCTCTATGCCATACAAGCAGGACTCAGCGCCTATGAGGTCGGTCTCTTCCTTTCCGCGCAGGTAATTACCCTGGCTCTGACGAAGCCGGCCATGGGACGATTCTCAGATAAGCATGGAAGAAAACCTCAGATCGTTACCGGCGCCCTCATCGGCTCGCTCTGCATCGGGAGCCTCTCGCTTCTCCGGTCATTCGTTCCGTTACTGCTCCTGAGCGTTTTGTTCGGCCTCAGCCTCTCGATCGTCACCTCGGCGACTTCCGCCTTTATTGCCGATCTGAGCAGGCGGGAGACGCATGGCTCGGCCATGGGAGTGCTGGGCTCGATCATGGATATCGGGCATACTACGGGACCGCTGGTCTCGGGGATCGTAGCGGTGCGCTTCGGGCTCGCTTCGTCTTTTACAGGAGCAGCACTGGTGCTTGCGGCAGCCACCCTCGTATTCTGGGCAGGAGTAACCGATATCGGTCATAAGAATTCCGGTCATCTTAGTACGGGCAGCGGGTAA
- a CDS encoding HDIG domain-containing metalloprotein, translating to MTYTAGNADIELLRKAGVSEDDRAHCRKVAEKALEIAQRTGAPLDRELVGRGALFHDLGKAKTHEIEHGKIGAEMGKALGLPSAVTDIMEKHIRGGLTEEEAKELGLPAKDYTLRRLEERIVIYADRLVDIITDGIVDIGSDEREAERRFEEILRGYPKYGKNAMTLERYLGYHREIQGLIGRQQR from the coding sequence ATGACCTACACCGCTGGCAACGCCGATATCGAACTGCTGCGGAAGGCAGGAGTTTCGGAGGATGATAGAGCGCATTGCAGGAAAGTTGCGGAGAAAGCCCTCGAGATTGCGCAGCGGACCGGGGCGCCCCTCGACAGGGAGCTTGTCGGGAGGGGCGCCCTCTTCCACGATCTCGGAAAAGCGAAGACGCACGAGATCGAGCACGGGAAGATCGGCGCCGAGATGGGAAAGGCCCTCGGTCTCCCCAGCGCCGTAACGGACATAATGGAAAAACACATCAGGGGCGGTCTCACCGAAGAAGAGGCAAAGGAGCTCGGGCTTCCGGCAAAAGATTATACGCTCAGGAGGCTCGAGGAGCGGATCGTGATCTATGCCGACCGGCTCGTCGACATCATCACCGACGGCATCGTCGACATAGGCAGCGATGAGCGGGAGGCCGAGAGAAGGTTCGAAGAGATACTCAGGGGGTATCCGAAGTACGGCAAGAATGCAATGACCCTCGAGCGGTATCTCGGCTATCACCGCGAGATACAGGGATTGATCGGCAGGCAGCAGCGCTGA
- a CDS encoding chromate resistance protein ChrB domain-containing protein, protein MIHSSQKDLSGWLLFFYSVPSKPVSNRMKVWRKLLKAGALQFKGAVYLLPYSDEHYELLQWLIAEIAAMDGDGGFARVERIETMSDREIVELFNQQREREYRSVEKGIEELERKVGSIRKGGGAPKDKTLAEQHARHLKAFEEIRKADFFSSRAGRELEKRFKAVRTELRELTGAAPGGAAAIVPKRREDYQKKTWATRKRPFIDRMASAWLIRTFIDAHASFSFVDETAASAAGAGAVTFDMRGGEFTHAGDLCTFEVLMKSFELRDRALKKIAEIVHELDIKDERYRNEESRGIEEILTGIRKTVRDDGEALLKGMAVFEMLYASKTQ, encoded by the coding sequence ATGATACATTCATCACAGAAAGACCTGTCGGGATGGCTGCTCTTCTTCTACAGCGTTCCGTCGAAGCCGGTCAGCAACCGGATGAAAGTCTGGAGGAAGCTGCTCAAGGCGGGAGCGCTGCAGTTCAAAGGCGCCGTATACCTTCTGCCTTACAGTGACGAGCACTATGAGCTCCTCCAGTGGCTCATCGCCGAGATCGCTGCAATGGACGGCGACGGCGGCTTCGCCAGGGTCGAACGGATCGAGACGATGAGCGACCGGGAGATCGTCGAGCTCTTCAACCAGCAGCGGGAGCGGGAGTACCGCTCCGTAGAGAAAGGGATCGAAGAACTGGAACGGAAGGTCGGCAGCATCAGGAAAGGGGGCGGCGCACCGAAAGACAAGACGCTCGCCGAGCAGCATGCACGGCACCTCAAGGCATTCGAGGAGATCAGGAAGGCAGACTTCTTCTCCTCCAGGGCGGGACGGGAGCTCGAGAAGAGATTCAAGGCCGTACGCACGGAACTGCGAGAGCTCACCGGCGCCGCTCCCGGAGGGGCCGCCGCCATAGTCCCGAAGCGGAGAGAGGACTACCAGAAAAAGACCTGGGCGACCCGCAAGAGACCCTTCATCGACCGGATGGCCTCGGCATGGCTGATCCGGACGTTCATCGATGCGCATGCGTCGTTCAGCTTTGTCGACGAAACCGCCGCCTCCGCCGCGGGAGCAGGCGCCGTCACCTTCGATATGCGGGGAGGCGAGTTCACCCACGCCGGGGACCTCTGCACGTTCGAGGTGCTGATGAAGTCGTTCGAGCTCAGGGACCGGGCGCTCAAAAAGATTGCGGAGATCGTGCACGAGCTGGACATAAAGGACGAGCGGTACCGGAACGAGGAGTCGAGGGGGATCGAAGAGATACTGACGGGCATACGAAAAACGGTAAGGGACGACGGGGAGGCGCTCCTGAAGGGAATGGCCGTATTCGAGATGCTGTATGCATCGAAGACTCAATAA
- the htpX gene encoding zinc metalloprotease HtpX → MNGLKTMVLMVTLTLMLVFVGGALGGRTGMTFALIMAFGMNFITYWFSDKIVLRMYRAKEVSEAEAPELYGTVRRLAHKAELPMPRVCIINEDQPNAFATGRNPSHGTVAVTTGIMRILSREELEGVLAHELAHIKHRDILVSTVAAAIAGAISYLAQMAQWAMIFGGGRQNDDEGGNPIAALVMMIVGPIAALLIQMAISRSREYGADAGGARIAGNPMHLASALKKLQMASQRIPMDANPATSHLFIVNPLSGGALLKLFSTHPPMEERIARLEGMAHRRS, encoded by the coding sequence ATGAACGGCTTGAAAACGATGGTGCTGATGGTGACGCTCACCCTCATGCTGGTCTTTGTCGGGGGCGCGCTGGGCGGGAGGACGGGCATGACCTTCGCCCTCATTATGGCCTTCGGCATGAATTTCATTACCTACTGGTTCAGCGACAAGATCGTGCTCAGGATGTACCGCGCCAAGGAAGTGAGCGAGGCGGAGGCGCCCGAGCTCTACGGTACGGTGAGGAGGCTTGCCCACAAGGCGGAGCTCCCGATGCCGCGGGTCTGCATCATTAACGAGGACCAGCCGAACGCCTTTGCTACCGGAAGGAACCCGAGCCACGGCACGGTGGCGGTCACGACCGGCATTATGCGGATCCTCTCGCGCGAGGAGCTCGAAGGAGTGCTCGCCCATGAGCTCGCGCATATCAAGCACCGGGATATACTCGTGAGCACGGTCGCCGCTGCAATCGCCGGGGCGATCAGCTACCTGGCGCAGATGGCCCAGTGGGCGATGATCTTCGGCGGCGGCAGGCAGAACGATGACGAGGGAGGCAATCCCATCGCCGCGCTGGTCATGATGATCGTCGGCCCGATCGCGGCGCTGCTGATCCAGATGGCGATCTCCCGGTCGAGGGAGTACGGGGCCGATGCGGGCGGGGCGAGGATCGCGGGCAACCCGATGCACCTCGCGAGCGCCCTCAAGAAGCTGCAGATGGCGTCCCAGCGCATCCCGATGGACGCGAACCCCGCGACCTCGCACCTGTTCATCGTGAACCCCCTTTCGGGCGGCGCGCTGCTGAAGCTCTTCAGCACCCATCCGCCCATGGAAGAGCGGATCGCGAGGCTCGAGGGCATGGCCCACAGGCGCTCGTAA
- the purE gene encoding 5-(carboxyamino)imidazole ribonucleotide mutase translates to MKKPLVGILMGSDSDLPVMEKAADVLAEMGVPYEIDISSAHRLPEKTADYARTARERGIEVLIAGAGMAAHLAGVVASHTTLPVIGVPLKSGALNGVDALYSTVQMPPGIPVATVAIDGAKNAAYLACSILSIKHPELAQKLEAFREDTRAKLLEKSKKLKER, encoded by the coding sequence ATGAAGAAACCGCTGGTAGGAATTCTCATGGGGAGCGACAGCGATCTGCCGGTCATGGAGAAGGCTGCCGACGTGCTTGCAGAGATGGGCGTACCATACGAGATCGATATAAGCTCTGCGCACCGGCTCCCCGAGAAGACCGCCGACTACGCCAGGACCGCCCGCGAGCGGGGCATCGAGGTGCTGATAGCAGGCGCTGGCATGGCGGCGCACCTCGCAGGAGTCGTCGCCTCGCATACCACGCTCCCGGTCATCGGCGTCCCGCTCAAGTCAGGGGCATTGAACGGGGTGGACGCCCTGTATTCCACCGTGCAGATGCCCCCGGGCATCCCCGTCGCCACCGTGGCGATCGACGGCGCAAAGAACGCCGCCTATCTCGCCTGCTCGATCCTCTCGATAAAGCACCCGGAGCTCGCACAGAAGCTGGAAGCCTTCAGGGAGGATACGAGAGCGAAGCTCCTCGAAAAATCGAAGAAGCTCAAGGAGAGATAG
- a CDS encoding biotin carboxylase N-terminal domain-containing protein has product MQRTIEKILVANRGVPAVRIMHTCRDRKIPTTAVYSTPDRLAHHVFMADTAVHIGEAPPVESYLNMDSIINAALRSKANAIHPGWGFLAENEEFAQRVIDAGLIWIGPSPQVIRMMGDKIEAKVLAQKAHVPTIPGISDVTDVAQIKKWMKDEQVAFPIMIKAAAGGGGKGMAKVDSEEQIPQAFAQARSEAKKAFGDEKILVEKYIERGRHIEVQIVADEQGNVVHLFERECTLQRRNQKIIEEAPSPSLDNNLRQEICFTAVRLMREIGYTTAGTVEFIFDAPTKKFYFLEVNTRLQVEHGTTELITGLDIVGIMIDVAMGKRLPFTQDEIVPNRWSLEVRLNAEDPKTFSPSFGTITRLQIPQGPGVRISSGVYEGADIPPYYDSLFMLLMTAGADREDAVRTMDRALSRNLRVEGIKTLAPLLLSIIRHPAFMTGEFSTRFIEEHMAELISMFKEKNSEDEALKIAKYVAEISALGPQKWM; this is encoded by the coding sequence ATGCAGAGAACGATAGAAAAGATTCTCGTCGCCAACCGCGGCGTCCCGGCGGTGCGGATCATGCATACCTGCAGGGACCGGAAGATCCCCACCACGGCGGTCTACAGCACGCCCGACCGGCTGGCCCACCATGTCTTCATGGCCGATACGGCGGTGCACATCGGTGAGGCGCCTCCCGTCGAATCCTACCTCAATATGGACAGCATCATCAATGCCGCCCTGCGGAGCAAGGCGAACGCGATTCACCCCGGCTGGGGCTTCCTCGCCGAGAACGAGGAGTTCGCCCAGCGGGTCATCGACGCGGGGCTCATCTGGATAGGCCCCTCCCCGCAGGTGATCAGGATGATGGGAGACAAGATCGAGGCGAAGGTCCTCGCGCAGAAGGCCCACGTGCCGACCATCCCCGGCATCAGCGACGTAACCGACGTGGCGCAGATCAAAAAATGGATGAAGGACGAGCAGGTGGCGTTCCCCATCATGATCAAGGCGGCTGCAGGGGGCGGCGGCAAGGGGATGGCGAAGGTCGACAGCGAGGAGCAGATCCCCCAGGCCTTCGCCCAGGCGCGTTCCGAGGCGAAGAAGGCCTTCGGTGACGAAAAGATACTCGTCGAGAAATACATCGAGCGCGGCAGGCATATCGAGGTCCAGATCGTCGCCGATGAACAGGGCAATGTGGTGCACCTCTTCGAGCGGGAGTGCACGCTCCAGCGGCGGAACCAGAAGATCATCGAGGAGGCGCCGTCGCCCTCGCTCGACAACAACCTCCGCCAGGAGATATGCTTCACCGCCGTGCGCCTGATGCGCGAGATCGGCTACACCACGGCGGGGACGGTCGAGTTCATCTTCGACGCGCCGACCAAGAAGTTCTATTTCCTCGAGGTCAACACCCGCCTCCAGGTGGAGCACGGCACGACCGAGCTCATTACCGGCCTCGACATCGTCGGCATCATGATCGATGTGGCCATGGGCAAGAGGCTGCCCTTTACCCAGGACGAGATCGTCCCGAACCGCTGGTCGCTCGAAGTCAGGCTCAATGCCGAGGACCCCAAGACCTTCAGCCCCTCCTTCGGCACGATCACCCGTCTCCAGATACCGCAGGGTCCCGGCGTACGCATCTCTTCAGGCGTGTATGAAGGCGCCGATATCCCGCCCTACTATGACTCGCTCTTCATGCTGCTCATGACGGCGGGAGCTGACCGGGAGGACGCGGTGCGGACCATGGACCGGGCCCTGAGCAGGAACCTGAGGGTCGAGGGGATCAAGACCCTGGCGCCGCTGCTCCTGAGCATCATCAGGCACCCGGCGTTCATGACGGGGGAGTTCTCGACCCGTTTCATAGAAGAGCATATGGCCGAGCTCATCTCGATGTTCAAGGAAAAGAACAGCGAGGACGAGGCGCTTAAGATCGCGAAATACGTTGCGGAGATTTCGGCCCTGGGCCCCCAGAAGTGGATGTAG